Proteins encoded within one genomic window of Vulgatibacter sp.:
- a CDS encoding sigma 54-interacting transcriptional regulator produces the protein MEGRAQARFVAAAGRERELDTLVEAHEGARATGTPVFARVHGPPGIGKSHLLRALSRRLGSEGVPVIEARSDRARGEALGIVRELARGLIALAADRGATALELSSITSRLAPLLEGPGAQLAEGRRPEDLRLDVADALADLLRICVAAAPVLILDDLDAADRGSLELLQYLGALLLQPGSRQGCLVVLAWRDGAPSPALRGLVDRVPGLQVPLAPLDVEGVRTFLSRQDVVERLFEVTSGDPSRLEAVLTRAPADLGARRLARLEPEAQRLLLAAAVIGHGASSALLRRVADVPDAPRFLERLVAEGFLRVQVEPTGPVYGFSRDTDRENVLAAATPERLAHCHAAAGDALAEAGAGVEEIARHYLAGDPQGRGATWAARAAETLAGRCAFDAAIEFFQAALAGTQAERRRLHLGLAAAHEANGDMLAALRHLGLSRRDATPVERRAARAEAARLCIRIGKLPQAERLCRLVLDGRSGFDPADPVAARAWVDYAEIRFLRSDYEGAIEAAEAGIPLAGELPHLRLGLRNTLAKAMLTRGKHAEAAAAFHRNVEEADAAGLLREGMLARINEGVANHRRGDREKAIRLYREGLALGDDRSLVALALGNLAVLYHEVGEFEQALEHYGSALAAFTLVRRGEGVAHQGINRARLLLFLGDTEQAREGVDHARTEAERLGNPYLVAQAELVRGEIDLVRGDVLAARQDLRRARDTFAQLGSPRYVIEAEVALVRARLAAGEVAEAAAKLAPLEEKAAALPSADLGVELSLLAAEVALAQGTAAQALPRLEAAREDLLARPTGVGGDTDLEAPWRLYDLLGRCHEALRQREAASAHRVRARALLEELRGRVPPAWRGRFVETPQRARLLGLPDNEITAARANAVRQLEGLPDDGPVIVGNAASLRQLFARVGPVGRSQVPVLLRGESGTGKKLIAEALHAASPRAAMPLLKVSCGAAQEEQLLAELFGQDGGAFPGGRERRGRFEQASGGTLFLDEVGDLSPHAQVALLRAIEEKQIERVGSGTPVAVDVRVICGTSRNLEEMRDAGTFREDLYYRLKGVSLELPSLRERREDIPALAEHFLARVRGERKGGPLRFSPEALALLASWSWPGNVRELENVVASVSIFAEGEVVGLPAFEAHGSFLRSVREGQAELRGAPVADNGPIDFYALAQARGIGVRELRHELELQMISRALLEAKGNISEAARLLQMKRSRLSQIVNAEPELVTLARGMA, from the coding sequence CGCGCAGGCGCGTTTCGTCGCAGCCGCAGGTCGGGAACGCGAGCTCGACACGCTGGTGGAGGCCCACGAGGGCGCGCGGGCGACCGGTACGCCGGTCTTCGCCCGGGTCCACGGTCCTCCGGGCATCGGCAAGAGCCACCTGCTCCGGGCGCTGTCGCGCAGGCTCGGCAGCGAAGGCGTGCCCGTGATCGAGGCCCGCAGCGACAGGGCCCGGGGCGAAGCCCTCGGCATCGTGCGCGAACTCGCGCGCGGCCTGATCGCCCTCGCGGCCGATCGCGGCGCCACCGCCCTCGAGCTCTCCTCGATCACCTCGCGCCTCGCGCCGCTGCTCGAGGGACCCGGCGCGCAGCTCGCCGAGGGAAGGCGCCCCGAGGACCTGCGCCTCGACGTCGCCGACGCCCTCGCCGATCTCCTCCGCATCTGCGTGGCCGCGGCGCCGGTGCTGATCCTCGACGACCTCGACGCTGCCGATCGCGGCTCCCTCGAGCTCCTCCAATACCTCGGCGCGCTGCTCCTGCAGCCCGGCAGCAGGCAGGGGTGCCTCGTGGTCCTCGCCTGGCGCGACGGCGCGCCGTCGCCTGCGCTGCGCGGGCTGGTGGACCGGGTGCCCGGGCTCCAGGTGCCCCTGGCGCCCCTCGACGTCGAGGGCGTGCGCACCTTCCTCTCCCGGCAGGACGTCGTCGAGCGCCTCTTCGAGGTGACTTCCGGCGATCCCTCGCGCCTCGAGGCGGTGCTCACCAGGGCCCCCGCCGATCTCGGCGCCCGCCGCCTCGCCCGCCTCGAGCCCGAGGCGCAGCGCCTCCTCCTCGCCGCTGCGGTGATCGGCCACGGCGCCTCCTCGGCGCTCCTGCGCCGGGTCGCGGACGTCCCCGACGCGCCCCGCTTCCTCGAGCGCCTCGTCGCCGAGGGCTTCCTCCGGGTGCAGGTGGAGCCCACCGGCCCCGTCTACGGCTTCAGCCGCGACACCGACCGCGAGAACGTCCTCGCCGCGGCGACACCCGAGCGGCTCGCCCACTGCCACGCCGCAGCAGGCGACGCGCTGGCGGAGGCCGGCGCCGGCGTCGAGGAGATCGCCCGCCACTACCTCGCCGGCGATCCGCAGGGCCGCGGCGCCACCTGGGCGGCGCGGGCGGCGGAGACCCTCGCCGGACGCTGCGCCTTCGATGCGGCGATCGAGTTCTTCCAGGCGGCGCTGGCCGGCACGCAGGCCGAGCGCCGGCGCCTCCACCTCGGCCTCGCCGCTGCCCACGAGGCCAACGGCGACATGCTCGCGGCGCTGCGCCACCTCGGCCTCTCCCGCAGGGACGCGACGCCGGTCGAGCGCCGGGCCGCCCGCGCCGAGGCGGCCCGCCTCTGCATCCGCATCGGCAAGCTCCCGCAGGCGGAGCGGCTCTGCAGGCTGGTGCTCGACGGCCGCAGCGGCTTCGACCCTGCCGATCCCGTCGCCGCCCGCGCCTGGGTGGACTACGCGGAGATCCGCTTCCTGCGCTCGGACTACGAGGGCGCCATCGAGGCAGCGGAGGCGGGGATTCCGCTGGCGGGGGAGCTGCCCCACCTGCGCCTCGGCCTGCGCAACACGCTGGCCAAGGCGATGCTCACCCGCGGCAAGCACGCCGAGGCGGCAGCGGCCTTCCACCGCAACGTCGAGGAGGCGGACGCGGCAGGTCTCCTGCGCGAGGGGATGCTCGCCCGGATCAACGAGGGCGTCGCCAACCACCGGCGCGGCGACCGCGAGAAGGCGATCCGGCTCTACCGGGAGGGGCTCGCCCTCGGCGACGATCGCTCCCTGGTGGCGCTGGCGCTGGGCAACCTCGCGGTGCTCTACCACGAGGTCGGCGAGTTCGAGCAGGCCCTCGAGCACTACGGCAGCGCGCTGGCCGCCTTCACGCTGGTGCGCCGCGGCGAAGGCGTCGCCCACCAGGGGATCAACCGGGCCCGCCTGCTCCTCTTCCTCGGCGACACCGAGCAGGCCCGCGAAGGCGTCGACCACGCCCGGACCGAAGCGGAGCGCCTCGGCAATCCCTACCTCGTCGCCCAGGCCGAGCTGGTCCGCGGCGAGATCGATCTCGTCCGCGGCGACGTGCTCGCCGCGCGGCAGGATCTGCGCCGGGCCCGCGACACCTTCGCGCAGCTGGGCAGCCCCCGCTACGTGATCGAGGCGGAGGTCGCCCTCGTCCGCGCCCGCCTCGCAGCAGGCGAGGTGGCGGAGGCCGCAGCAAAGCTGGCGCCGTTGGAGGAGAAGGCGGCGGCGCTTCCCAGCGCCGACCTCGGCGTGGAGCTCTCGCTCCTCGCTGCCGAGGTGGCCCTCGCGCAGGGAACCGCGGCGCAGGCGCTGCCCCGCCTCGAGGCGGCGCGCGAGGATCTGCTCGCCAGGCCCACGGGCGTCGGTGGCGATACCGATCTCGAGGCGCCGTGGCGGCTCTACGATCTGCTCGGCCGCTGCCACGAGGCGCTGCGGCAGCGCGAGGCGGCGAGCGCCCACCGCGTCCGCGCCCGGGCGCTGCTCGAGGAGCTGCGGGGCAGGGTGCCGCCAGCGTGGCGCGGCCGCTTCGTCGAGACGCCGCAGCGGGCCCGGCTCCTCGGCCTCCCCGACAACGAGATCACCGCCGCCCGGGCGAACGCGGTGCGACAGCTCGAGGGCCTGCCCGACGACGGGCCGGTGATCGTCGGCAACGCCGCGTCGCTGCGGCAGCTCTTCGCCCGGGTCGGCCCGGTGGGCCGCTCGCAGGTGCCGGTGCTCCTGCGCGGCGAGAGCGGGACCGGCAAGAAGCTCATCGCCGAGGCGCTCCATGCGGCGAGCCCGCGGGCAGCGATGCCGCTGCTCAAGGTGAGCTGCGGCGCCGCACAGGAGGAGCAGCTCCTCGCCGAGCTCTTCGGCCAGGACGGCGGCGCCTTCCCCGGTGGCAGGGAGCGGCGCGGCCGCTTCGAGCAGGCCAGCGGCGGCACGCTCTTCCTCGACGAGGTCGGCGATCTCTCGCCCCACGCGCAGGTGGCGTTGCTCCGCGCCATCGAGGAGAAGCAGATCGAGCGGGTCGGCTCCGGCACGCCGGTCGCCGTGGACGTGCGGGTGATCTGCGGCACCAGCCGCAACCTCGAGGAGATGCGCGACGCAGGCACCTTCCGCGAGGATCTCTACTACCGCCTCAAGGGCGTGAGCCTCGAGCTGCCGTCGCTGCGCGAGCGCCGCGAGGACATCCCGGCGCTGGCGGAGCATTTCCTCGCCAGGGTCCGCGGCGAGCGGAAGGGGGGGCCGCTGCGCTTCTCCCCGGAGGCCCTCGCGCTCCTCGCCTCCTGGAGCTGGCCGGGCAACGTCCGCGAGCTCGAGAACGTGGTGGCCTCGGTCTCGATCTTCGCCGAGGGCGAGGTGGTGGGGCTGCCCGCCTTCGAGGCCCACGGCAGCTTCCTGCGCAGCGTGCGGGAGGGGCAGGCGGAGCTCCGCGGCGCGCCCGTCGCCGACAATGGACCGATTGACTTCTACGCCCTGGCGCAGGCCCGCGGCATCGGCGTCCGCGAGCTGCGCCACGAGCTCGAGCTGCAGATGATCAGCCGCGCGCTGCTCGAGGCGAAGGGGAACATCTCGGAGGCGGCGCGCCTGCTGCAGATGAAGCGCTCCCGCCTCTCGCAGATCGTCAATGCCGAACCGGAGCTCGTGACCCTCGCTCGGGGCATGGCATGA